ATCTCATAACAATTATCTTTATATaggagttatatatatatatatatatatatatatatatatatatatatatatatatgtacacaccgatcagccacaacattaaaaccacctgcctaatattgtgtaggtccccctcgtgataaaccgccaaaacagctctgacccgtcaagagtttttaaaatcatgtggaaataattcaccctctaacaatatcttagctttttatatccctgtagcaactaataatgtaataaactaccaatagtgtaataactcccaataatgtaatccatttcaatttttttatgtaataaaaaacaattcatgtaataagtagtagtagtgtactttattggtccccggggggaatttgcactgttgcagcatcaaagacaacaaagtaacacaatcagatacaaatttacaatagatacaaaaaaatcagatacaaatatacagtagatacaaatatatacagaaatccaaatataccagaggacaccttcagaggtggaatCCATccctcgacgggtcagagctgttttggcggctcgagtgggacctacacaatattaggtaggtggttatatatatatatatatatatatatatatacacctaCAATAAGAAACAGCAACGCCCCGCCCTGCAGGATTGCGGATAGATTAAGAGCAGTGGAAGGGGTCAATTCAGTGGAGGTAGGCAACATTTTTGTTGCCAAATGTTGACACCCATGTTGGGTACTGAGTAGGCCAGCCTTTACAAGCAAAAAGGTGCAAATGAATTATGTTTTGATACAACTTGATATGGATACAATTTGATGCACCTGTACCACCTCAGTTGCAAGCGTTGGTATCTTTTCATGCACTCTTTCATatgtttttctgagagtgtttttaaaacacagcagaacaaaGTCTCGGCTATCATTGCCACGAGGACATTGTTGAAGCTGAACCTATCAAAAGTCACTGTGAATAGACTACACTTGTATTTGGAAAATTCTGATTTCACCATTTAATCATATTATAGCGAGCGGCCTATAAGCAGTGGGCACTGTATAACTGGTTTGTTCTGTTCATGGACATTTGGCTCTTTGTAATGTGAACCCTACGagtttcaaaaacagaaatctcACAATATCTACATTCATTTGATAAGATTTCTCAAACTGGGAAAAAATTTGACACCATTCGATTTCAAAGACAACTGAGTTTGAGGCagagctaaaatattttattgagtaGTCTTCCTTTCATCCAACCACAAATGCCAAATTCAGTTGTCAAACAATAAGTGCTTCAAAGATTCAATAGAaacaaaagagggaaaaaataataaaaatatgaataaaatctaATTGAATTTAGTCACATTCTTCACCACCTCATTTGCTATTCTCCCCcaggtactgaacacacaacacccccaacaccccagaTAGTTTTGAACATCTCCAGTTGAAGCTTATCATAAATAATCAGCTGTCAGTGACTATTTGTCTTTGATCGCTCCCTTGTCTTGTTGAATTATTGAGTGTGCTGAGTGATTTGGATAACACTTTATTACCTggttttcaattttgttttattcataaagGTAAATAGTTATGCCATTGGATTGTGGGAAGTTTCATTCCTACCTCAATATGTTTTGTAAGATAGACAATTAAAATGGCTATGGAAGAAAGTCTGTACAGAAACATGGTTCTCAACTGTAATGTCAAACAACTATGTGGTTATCAATCTAACTCTGCTATGTGAGTTAAGGTTATCAGTTCAGCAAATGCTTGAAACAGGAGGCATAACTTTCCCTAAGTGTGTCCACCAATCAATGTCAGGTTataattagatttatttaaccaggtaggtcAGTTGAGAACAGGTCCTCATTTACGGTGATGACCGGGCATGtaattttaatttcccattgtGGTTTCATGAGACCCATTCTGCTATATAtcccgtctctctttctcctcagaTCCCAAGAGCCTCCCTGTAATGCGCGTCTTCCTCGGTTGCACAGGAACCATTCTATGTGAATTGAAAGGCGGGGGTCCACATTGGAGTGATCCTCAGTGGGAAACAGATGATGCCAATGACGGGCTGACGTTGTCGGAGGCCAAAGCTAAAACTTTTGTAGATGAGCACGGCGCATTCATACAGTCCTCCATCCTCTCTTTGAAAGACAGGATCCATGGTTTGAACTGTGTATGTAGGCACAGCACTGGAGTCATTATTCGAACACGGGTCATGCAAGAtagtaagaaaatgttttttttctccctcttttatGCTTTATCTTCTCATGTTCTGTCTCCCTTTCACTTATCATAATTGTCTGTCTATTAGCCAACTCTtcccaaaattttaaatgtaacaattGTAAGTAGCTTCACGGTGTAGTGCATTATTGTTGCCTATTTAATCGCTTTTCCActgcatggtaccggctcaactcgactcgactctactcgccTTTtgtggttttccatcgggcaaaagttgtggatagtacctggtacctggtactttttttggtatcacttccgtcgaggttccaaggAGATACCAAAAGATGACgtgaaacactgcagaccactgattggtcagaaacgGCAGTGTCATGTGGCATTGCTATGAcaaccagctacattgacgggggtactatctgcagtggataactaagtacctggtaccaaaagcgagtagagttGAGTAGAGTctagtcgagttgagccggtaccatgcggtggaaaagcggcttttATGTTCCCAGTAGCCTATGATTTTAATCAAGTTGCCAAACTTAGCTAGGGTAACATATTGAGTTCTGcataatacatacacaaaatttAATTAAGATGTTCCGAATCTTAAGTTAAGTATTATAATTAAGTCCTGTGCTTCCATCAAAGATACAAGACTATCCAGGATCTATAACACTCTATAATTCTCAGAGTGTGTGTAATTATAAGTTGTTTTGTCATATTGAGATGCTGCTTCAGGCAAGGATCAGTGCCAGCTGCTGCGGTACCTATTTCCCCTGgctgtggtgctgctgctggtgactgTGACAGCCAGTGTGCTGTGGGCCTGAAGACGGAGGAAGCAGAGCCCTATAGCACAGGTCAGATATTCAATACAACTGTCTCCTGAAATATATCAAGTATAATGCTGCAGTGAAGAATGTGCTTTCAGTAATTGAACTCTttcaatgttatatatatatgttttcttGATATCGCATGATAAATGTATTCCACAACTATTAGTAtttccacttaaaaaaatatctccctctcactcccccccccccccccctcaatttcaattcaattcaaaatgctttattggcatgacaagatACAACTTATGTTGCCAAAGCATAGAAAAGAACATATAAAGAACATACACCATTGAACACATGAACATATACATGGACATACAGTTTACAGACATATAGGCTTATCCAAATAGGCTCACTGGTTGTCCCTCTGTTTACGGCAAGCTGTGATATAATTTGCCGCTAgtatgatacattttttgtgttctccTAATTAATAGGGGAGTTTTTGGTGGTCATTTAGAGTTTCAAATTGAGGgcatatttttgtgaatttctgGTAGAAATTTTCTCTTATGTCCAGGTATTTTCCACATGTTGTGAGGAAGTGTAGCTCTGTCTCCACCACTCCTTGACTGCAGTGTGAGCACAGTCTGTCCTCTCTGGACAGCCAGGTCTGCCTGTGTCGGCCTTTTTCGatggccaggctgtgctcactgagtcTGTACATTGTCAAGGTTTTTCTCTGTTTGCTATCTGTCACCATGGTCAGGTAGTCAGCCATGGTGTACAGTCTGTTTAGGGCCAAATAGCAGTTAagtttattttgagtttttgtcatttctttccaataggtcaaatgtttttctttttgtttcattataattGTGTTTAGTCGAATTCTCTGAGCTAGGAGGATGTCACTGTCCTGGGACTGACTATTATTAGTGGTGTTAGGATTTTCTTCAGTGAGTCCCAGGACCAGTTGACTGAGGGGACTCTTCTTTATATTCACCTCTTGGCATTTCAGGGCTTTGTAATGATAGCAGTGGGGGtcactcatttttaaatgtttccaaaatttGATGGCTCTTTTCTGAATATTAATTAGTAGTGgatattggcctaattctgccctgcatgcattatttgtggTTTTCCTCTGAACCCGTAGGATACTTTTACAGAACACTGCATGCAGGGTCTCAATtggatgtttgtcccattttgcAATTTCGTGTTGTGTGAGTGGACCCCACATCTCACTGCCATAAAGTGCAATTGGTTCAATTActgatttgaacatttttagccAAATGCCAATTGGAATTTCTATTTGAATTGACTTTTTAATGGCATAGAAAGCCCTTTTTGCTTTCTCTTTAAGTTCATTCACAGCTAAATGAAAGCTTCCTGTAGAACTGATTTTTAATCCTAAATATGAGTAATTTGTAGTTTGTTCAATTTTAGTTGTTCCTaatgtgatatttattttgggtCCCTGATGTCTGGATCTTTGTTGGAACACAAGAACTTTAGTTTTTGTAGGGTTTATTGTCAGGGCCCAGGTCTGACAAAATGACTCTAGCAGATCCAGGTTTTGCTGTAGACCCTCTTCTGTTGGTGAGAGCAGAACaaggtcatctgcatagagtaGGAACTTAACTTTAGAGTCATATTGGGCGAGGCCTGGTGCTGTAGATTTTTCAAGTAATGTTGCCAatccatttatataaatattaaaaagagtTGGTGAGATAGAAGAGCCCTGCGCCACACCACGCCCCTGGGAGAAAtatttagtttgtttattttaactgcACATTTGTTGTTTGTATGCATCAATTTAATTACATCATATGTTTgtccccctacaccactttcaaTAAGTTTTAGGAATAGACCATCATGCCAAATAGAATCAAAAGCTTTCTGGAAATCTATCAAGCAGGCaaaaattttgcttttgttttggtgaACATATTTGTcaattagggtgtgtagggtgaAAATATGATCCGATTTTCTATAATTTGGTAAGAATCCAATTTGGCTtttactcaagacattgtgctCCATAAGGAAGTTTATAAGTCTTCTGTTTATTATACTACAGAATACCTTCCCCAGAATACCTACTATTCACACATATGCCTCTGTAATTATTTGGGTCAAATTTGTCTCCACTTTTATATATGGGCGTTATGAGTCCTTTGTTCCAGACATCAGGGAAGTAACCGACACTCAGAACCAAGTTGTATAGTTTTAGGATAGCCAAATTCAATTTATGATTGTGTGTTTTAGCATCTCGTTTAGGATGCCATCTGCACCGTGGGCTTTTCTGGGTCGTAGGTCCTTcagtttttcaaattttcaaattttttcagttattggGGAGTCTAAAGGGTTTTGGTAATCTTTCATAGTCTGTCCAAGCTTTCCCAATTCTTCACATATTTGCTTTTGCTCTGGGCTAAGTGTCTTTTTCTGGTATAAATTTTCTAAGTGGTTTTGCCAAATGTCTCCATTTTGAATGGACAATTCATCATGgtcctttttttgtaatttgttccAATTGTCCCAGAAACTGTTAGAATCAATAGATTCTTCAATGATGCTGAGTTTATTCTTAATGTACTGTTCTTTCTTGGTTctgagtgtgtttttgtattgtgttaGTACCTGACAATAAGCAAGGCGTAATTCCTCATTTTCtggttgtctgtgtttttggtttgatagtTTTTT
This window of the Anguilla anguilla isolate fAngAng1 chromosome 1, fAngAng1.pri, whole genome shotgun sequence genome carries:
- the LOC118220860 gene encoding uncharacterized protein LOC118220860 gives rise to the protein MISLFIVLLIILKYQTAEGLVNPAPIVFKDIGQNVTIHSRDKEISLYDTSVSWYHLRPSGKMEQITNFYPYKLKDGRYRGVLRVDSKDAHLTVSSATIGDSGRSFAAVFSEKDLKLGSSTVVAVIDPKSLPVMRVFLGCTGTILCELKGGGPHWSDPQWETDDANDGLTLSEAKAKTFVDEHGAFIQSSILSLKDRIHGLNCVCRHSTGVIIRTRVMQDNAASGKDQCQLLRYLFPLAVVLLLVTVTASVLWA